In Schizosaccharomyces osmophilus chromosome 2, complete sequence, the following proteins share a genomic window:
- the orc3 gene encoding origin recognition complex subunit Orc3, with translation MASILKHDTVSKGCYYVKPRRQEEKQPLQIDNLFVPLIRNQEPMEWVNLRRELCRNVMQELSDVVQQATSESNAKVIQQLTEHALKSTSGGQKLKAAILCDGSRNTFHLRFFEQLKERLYQLGSKRFVVLDLKNCSDLKSCFRQIKGGSFGLGILSYNMEELGESITLVLQNVEDCDRRLLSALMETLNMISQKSKEYHVYLIFNLKIPLELFDASLDSTFFSHVQPEVFNMKATTEILESMFTLIDENLSLKFGWRTRKLFRSMFYERSWSVEKVVSCLRYGILTHFYGNALSPLPYLIESNQMEAISPFYLSVLRTVPSFQHRIEQMLRDVGASTKEYIYDLLENDDVFLKYIKSNFQELERREKFLREHVKCWQELEEHMNRSIKVTFGEYMEMFLEGLWLESEEYQRIRKDMLRLNSRQAFICMEHLMKHVFSGLRVTKGLELAEELGELVNGSKGKYLETVEMRMKNYSGTEHTRKVMETGFDKSILRYSRWLKELVQLLDEEIEHGRLGTQGIDGYPFYEVFFFDYRRPLEQGFLSGHQRSIIHSSCMNPEYYIGMQRNEASLKESPNRSWLPDLSILYKLYSESGAFLNLYDWYMAFSENLQVSSTEEQSQSQSQSQRPSKKRKLPEEPKGEDEGEMESETDSEKDIDMDEKASTENVELQSRFLFGLEELRFLGLIKPTTRKTDHVMKTIYHH, from the exons atggcGTCTATTTTAAAACACGACACCGTAAGCAAG GGATGTTATTACGTGAAACCTCGTagacaagaagaaaaacagcCTTTACAAATAGACAACTTATTTGTTCCTCTAATAAGGAATCAAGAACCTATGGAATGGGTGAATTTACGAAGGGAGCTTTGTCGGAATGTCATGCAAGAATTAAGTGATGTTGTTCAACAAGCAACTTCCGAGAGCAATGCCAAAGTGATTCAACAACTAACGGAGCATGCGCTGAAGAGTACGTCCGGTGGACAAAAACTCAAAGCAGCGATTTTATGTGACGGAAGCAGAAATACGTTTCATCTTCGATTTTTCGAGCAGTTAAAAGAAAGGCTTTATCAGTTGGGATCAAAGCGGTTTGTTGTACTAGATCTGAAGAACTGCAGTGACCTGAAATCCTGTTTCCGACAAATTAAAGGTGGCTCCTTCGGCCTTGGAATTTTATCTTATAATATGGAAGAATTGGGAGAAAGTATTACTTTGGTTTTGCAAAATGTGGAGGATTGCGATCGGCGATTACTAAGTGCATTAATGGAAACGCTGAATATGATTTCACAAAAGTCGAAGGAGTATCACGTGTATCTGATATTTAATTTGAAGATACCTCTAGAATTATTCGATGCATCGCTGGACTCTACGTTTTTTAGCCATGTGCAGCCTGAGGTATTTAACATGAAAGCCACGACGGAGATTCTGGAAAGTATGTTTACTCTTATCGATGAAAACCTAAGTTTGAAGTTTGGATGGAGAACTAGAAAGCTATTTCGGTCGATGTTTTACGAAAGATCTTGGAGTGTTGAAAAAGTTGTTAGTTGCTTGCGCTATGGTATACTTACACATTTCTACGGAAATGCTCTTAGCCCTTTACCTTATTTAATTGAAAGTAACCAAATGGAAGCGATATCGCCGTTTTACTTGTCTGTGCTACGGACAGTTCCGAGCTTTCAGCATCGGATCGAACAGATGCTACGGGATGTCGGGGCAAGTACGAAAGAGTACATTTACGATCTGTTAGAAAATGAtgatgtttttttaaagtatataaaaagcaattttcaAGAACTGGAAAGAcgagaaaagtttttgcGTGAGCATGTGAAATGCTGGCAAGAGTTAGAAGAGCATATGAACCGGTCAATAAAGGTGACATTTGGGGAGTATATGGAAATGTTTCTGGAAGGATTATGGCTTGAAAGTGAAGAGTATCAACGTATTCGGAAAGACATGTTGCGATTGAATTCTCGGCAAGCGTTTATTTGCATGGAACACCTGATGAAGCATGTGTTTTCTGGATTGCGAGTGACGAAAGGACTTGAACTTGCAGAGGAGCTTGGAGAGCTTGTGAATGGATCGAAAGGCAAGTATCTAGAAACGGTGGAGATGCGAATGAAGAATTATAGCGGAACGGAGCATACGCGGAAAGTGATGGAAACCGGATTTGACAAAAGCATTCTGCGGTACTCGAGATGGttaaaagaattggtaCAATTATTGGATGAAGAGATTGAGCATGGGAGATTGGGAACGCAAGGGATAGATGGGTATCCGTTTTACgaggttttctttttcgacTACCGGCGCCCGCTGGAACAGGGGTTTTTGTCTGGACACCAGCGAAGCATTATCCATAGCTCGTGCATGAACCCAGAATATTACATTGGTATGCAGAGGAATGAAGCGAGTTTGAAAGAGAGTCCAAATCGATCGTGGTTGCCGGATTTGTCTATTCTGTACAAACTGTATAGTGAGTCAGGAGCATTTTTGAATCTGTATGATTGGTACATGGCGTTTTCGGAAAACTTGCAGGTATCGTCTACAGAAGAGCAATCGCAATCGCAGTCGCAGTCGCAGCGGCCGTCGAAAAAGCGCAAGCTTCCAGAGGAGCCTAAAGGAGAAGACGAAGGTGAAATGGAAAGCGAGACTGACTCTGAAAAAGATATCGACATGGACGAGAAAGCAAGCACGGAAAATGTTGAATTGCAGTCtcgatttttatttggacTTGAAGAGCTACGGTTTTTAGGGTTGATTAAACCGACGACGCGCAAGACCGACCATGTGATGAAGACGATTTATCATCATTAA
- the mug151 gene encoding Rpd3L complex subunit, which yields MSLVNYESDEEKEAQDFEIGEPLWVPSKTNNWCFPSPPEEDADSLLKKKIKQFLELKTNNVHFHARLVDNENFLNPKLLDTLQEYAHISEPTASMMPSATWTPQSLPIKAYAKYLREAQEDLIRKREQNQRNRTEIAFQKSSA from the coding sequence ATGTCACTAGTAAATTACGAATCAGacgaagagaaagaagcaCAGGATTTTGAGATTGGGGAGCCTTTGTGGGTACCATCCAAAACGAATAATTGGTGTTTCCCATCGCCGcctgaagaagatgctGACAGccttttaaagaagaaaattaaacagTTTTtagaattaaaaacaaacaatgtACACTTCCATGCTCGTCTCGTGGATAATGAGAATTTCTTAAATCCTAAGTTATTAGATACTTTGCAAGAATATGCACATATATCTGAGCCTACGGCATCCATGATGCCTTCGGCAACTTGGACTCCTCAAAGTCTTCCCATTAAAGCTTATGCGAAATATTTACGAGAGGCACAAGAGGATTTGATCAGAAAACGAGAGCAAAATCAGAGAAATCGAACAGAAATTGCCTTTCAAAAGTCTTCAGCGTAA
- the sdd3 gene encoding mitochondrial protease Sdd3: MVSKKSELEFRQIASERLLNYEVKKWTNDATGFTVACVNTPTTRVNGSFVVATEAHDNSGCPHTLEHLCFMGSKKYPMNGILTNFAGRACGDINAYTDVDSTVYELSSAEEDGFLRLLPVFADHVLFPLLSEDAFCTEVYHTNQFGEESGVVYSEMQDSQTSEVDVMFDCIRTNQYPPSSGYFYETGGHPDELRKLSIQQIRDYHKAMYVPSNICLVVAGSIEEERLLETSSSIVRDIIDNDLKTPEGWVRPWSQKDSTTQIPNSLVKSVNFSSEDESTGSLSIAWNGPSLLDQFKIFAIQTICDFLSESAVSPLKQAFVEIEDPFCSFIYFYVFPKDPCSIQLFLDSIPVEKIDGLVEKVLSLLSNLQTIDMKRLHDYLDTQKNQYLTALEVTPRLLFTKVLTLDHVYGNRDGSDISKFMEGLSYNEELKKWSEKDWINLIRSTFIESHSISVLALPSYEMAERVKQETNKTLSDRVNSLGKEGLEAIKHKLDSAKAKNEQKLPYNLVSSFKITDPSQIHFYNSTTAKTKWSGQDFENDVQKYINSDGEDLPLYVQFDHIDSSFVSIVTYFDTADIPPALKQYLSVFAKYILAAPAELENLGVISHEEVVKRLERDTVLFDASLLFDKPSCSYSYYETKRELFYLECRVTRENYQKGIYWIGTLLTATLWDKNRLLSIINQLLADIPYQKRDAECVLPSYIDIRLYNENSLKYTQNTLTQEKVLRELRQKLIDSPAEVFSSFDDLRNHLLKSLCPRVHVIGDILQTNGAASLWTNFVSQILRKKTSGSQVPTSFSRLHLQENEFKPHSSLTVIPMPSNESSDLVIAIPGIKSWNDPNLPVVVLIANYLGLMDGPFWNRIRGSGLAYGFNMGIDIDGGLLFYSILTSSDVYRAWSSSKDLLSSILSGKVSVNSFDLESAKCMAYSTVSELENNAFYSAKNSFTLLSIKNLRKEWDRLFLERIAAVTIDEFMESLKKFCLPFFSPENNLAVLTSSLSRLDQTVSEFQSEGFDVSVKSIHEIQGLEPSSDEEEESEEDGETGSTISEEE, from the coding sequence ATGGTTTCAAAGAAATCTGAATTGGAGTTTCGACAAATAGCTTCTGAGCGACTCTTAAACTATGAAGTAAAAAAGTGGACCAACGATGCCACTGGCTTTACGGTCGCGTGCGTAAATACTCCCACTACTAGAGTCAACGGCTCCTTTGTCGTAGCTACGGAAGCTCATGACAATTCTGGATGTCCTCACACTTTAGAGCATTTATGTTTCATGGGTAGTAAGAAATATCCTATGAATGGCATCCTAACAAACTTCGCTGGAAGAGCATGTGGTGACATTAATGCTTATACCGATGTTGACTCTACAGTTTATGAACTATCTTCAGCCGAAGAAGATGGGTTTCTTAGACTACTTCCTGTTTTTGCCGATCATGTGTTATTCCCACTGCTTAGCGAGGATGCTTTTTGTACAGAAGTATATCATACAAATCAGTTTGGAGAGGAATCAGGAGTCGTATATTCTGAGATGCAAGATTCGCAAACTTCCGAAGTTGATGTTATGTTTGATTGTATCCGAACAAATCAGTATCCCCCTTCCAGCGGTTATTTCTACGAGACAGGAGGACACCCGGACGAACTTCGTAAGCTATCTATTCAGCAGATTCGTGATTACCATAAGGCTATGTATGTTCCTTCGAATATATGTCTCGTGGTTGCTGGTTCCATTGAGGAAGAGCGCCTTCTTGAGACTTCCTCATCAATTGTTAGAGATATCATTGATAACGATTTAAAGACTCCTGAGGGCTGGGTACGACCATGGTCTCAAAAAGACAGTACTACTCAAATCCCTAACTCTTTAGTCAAAAGTGTGAACTTTTCGTCGGAAGACGAATCCACAGGCTCACTTTCAATTGCATGGAACGGCCCTTCTTTACTGGATcaatttaaaatttttgCTATACAAACGATCTGTGATTTCCTCAGCGAATCCGCCGTGTCTCCTCTCAAACAGGCTTTCGTTGAGATAGAAGATCCATTTTGctcttttatatatttttacgtatttccaaaagatcCTTGCTCTATTCAGTTATTTCTTGACAGTATCCCTGTTGAAAAGATAGATGGTTTGGttgaaaaggttttatCTCTTTTATCCAACCTCCAAACCATCGACATGAAAAGACTGCATGATTACCTAGAtacccaaaaaaatcaatacCTTACCGCGCTGGAGGTGACTCCACGCTTGCTATTTACAAAGGTTCTTACCCTTGATCATGTTTACGGCAATAGAGACGGATCAGATATCTCAAAGTTTATGGAAGGCTTATCTTACAATGaggaattgaagaaatggtCTGAAAAGGACTGGATAAATCTTATTCGGTCTACATTTATCGAAAGCCATTCTATTTCAGTCTTGGCGCTGCCGTCATATGAAATGGCTGAAAGAGttaaacaagaaacaaataaaacGTTGAGCGATAGAGTAAATTCTCTTGGCAAAGAAGGGTTAGAGGCTATAAAGCACAAGCTTGACTCCGCAAAGgcaaaaaatgaacaaaagcTTCCCTATAATTTGGTTTCCTCATTCAAAATTACTGATCCCAGTCAAATACATTTTTACAATTCCACGACTGCTAAAACAAAGTGGTCGGGacaagattttgaaaatgatgtCCAAAAGTACATTAATTCTGACGGGGAGGACCTTCCACTGTATGTACAATTTGATCATATAGATTCATCGTTTGTTAGTATTGTTACATATTTCGATACCGCCGATATTCCACCTGCTTTGAAACAATATCTTTCCGTATTTGCCAAATATATACTAGCAGCTCCAGCGGAACTAGAGAATCTGGGGGTTATTTCTCACGAAGAGGTTGTAAAGCGACTGGAGCGTGATACTGTGCTTTTCGATGCATCTTTGTTATTTGACAAACCTTCTTGTTCATATTCTTACTATGAAACGAAGCGagaattattttatttggaATGTCGGGTAACTAGAGAAAATTACCAAAAGGGCATTTATTGGATTGGAACATTATTGACAGCCACTTTGTGGGACAAGAACAGATTGCTTTCAATTATAAATCAATTGTTGGCCGATATTCCATACCAGAAGAGGGATGCTGAATGCGTTTTGCCATCCTATATTGACATTAGATTGTACAACGAAAACTCTTTGAAGTATACTCAGAATACATTGACTCAAGAAAAGGTTCTTCGTGAACTTCGTCAAAAACTTATCGACAGTCCAGCTGAAGTGTTTTCGTCCTTTGATGATTTGAGAAATCACTTGTTAAAGTCTTTGTGTCCACGCGTTCACGTGATAGGTGATATACTCCAAACGAATGGTGCTGCCTCTTTGTGGACGAACTTTGTCTCCCAAATTCTCCGAAAGAAAACTTCGGGCTCTCAGGTACctacttctttttcgagACTTCATCTGCAAGAGAACGAATTTAAGCCCCATAGCTCTCTTACTGTTATTCCCATGCCTTCCAATGAAAGCAGTGATTTAGTTATCGCCATTCCCGGCATAAAAAGTTGGAATGATCCCAATCTTCCCGTCGTAGTTTTGATTGCAAATTATTTGGGATTAATGGACGGTCCTTTTTGGAACAGAATTCGTGGTTCTGGCTTAGCATATGGATTCAATATGGGAATAGACATTGACGGAGGCTTATTATTTTACTCTATTTTAACTTCATCTGATGTTTATAGAGCTTGGTCATCTAGTAAAGACTTGTTAagttcaattctttctggAAAAGTTTCAGTTAACAGTTTTGACTTGGAGTCAGCCAAGTGTATGGCATACAGCACAGTGTCGgaacttgaaaataatGCCTTTTATTCCGCTAAAAACtcttttactttactttCAATTAAAAACTTGAGGAAAGAATGGGATCGCCTATTTTTAGAAAGGATTGCTGCTGTTACGATTGATGAATTTATGGAAAGTCTTAAAAAATTCTGTttacctttcttttctccaGAGAACAATTTGGCTGTTCTTACATCTTCACTTTCAAGATTAGATCAAACTGTTTCTGAGTTTCAGTCTGAAGGGTTTGATGTTAGCGTGAAAAGTATCCATGAAATTCAAGGTTTAGAACCCAGTTctgatgaggaagaagaatctgaaGAAGATGGTGAGACTGGTTCTACAATTTCCGAGGAAGAATAA
- the mdm31 gene encoding mitochondrial inner membrane protein Mdm31 gives MLISSLVRSSARLVQSPGLRLVPVYNSSLTLYGIGASKKCRQLSTLNGIPLVRHERKGQRRLPTVQILRAIRLQKQFLKLQGFFRLYSTETPSKPRIPPPALPSTSLQPPRKPLLSRFFSRIKNVLFRQNKFLTLDNATAFFSWWLVSHLVWIILGTTTFFSILLYTLNSVSAQGYFGKWIGQLMTKNTGFEVVFESAIVPNWRKGLITFNKIQVRRRPEVLSTNLENASDKPDYEEEYMALRQSYDYDAAPSVSEDIQVLKQGNYTQFDLSIDKADVSFSFARFLNGKGIVKELVISGVRGVVDRRFVQSDLSIDPRSYRRQHNWGDFEIERFKLEDLRVTLLQPDNFRHFPVSVFFCELPKLRKQWLFFDVMNATNLTGSFDNSMFTIHRLQLKPDSPYMKPYEQSPDMRHGRLRIDNLAIDHLNRGVSGAFGWINDGAVDFSVNISCPSEPAQSSLKRYIDQVLLNAKLTEKKEYPVPDVYFDVDVQLHNPKAAIPIFTNQMGYVNNALLRPIVAYINSTRTFIPIMCHLSKPLSDFDGSWTFYDSGVLQEISSQVYDSFAEDVLNQELRRKRIRKVGYWSLQRILHLILLSLQELAPTPAPVSHAS, from the exons ATGCTTATATCTAGTCTTGTAAGGTCATCTGCGAGACTCGTGCAATCTCCCGGACTTCGACTAGTACCTGTATATAACTCTTCATTAACTCTCTATGGAATAGGAGCCAGCAAAAAATGTCGGCAATTGTCTACGTTAAATGGAATACCTTTAGTTCGACATGAAAGGAAGGGCCAAAGGCGCCTTCCTACAGTCCAAATCCTCCGTGCGATACGATTGCAGAAGCAATTTCTAAAATTACAAGGATTCTTTCGATTGTATTCAACAGAAACCCCTTCAAAACCGCGTATACCTCCTCCCGCATTACCTTCTACCTCATTGCAACCACCAAGGAAACCCTTGCTTTCACGATTTTTTTCCAGGATAAAGAATGTTCTATTTAGgcaaaacaaatttttgaCGCTTGATAATGCTACAGCTTTCTTCAGCTGGTGGCTCGTCAGCCATCTTGTTTGGATTATCCTTGGAACGactactttcttttctatattatTGTACACACTTAATTCAGTGTCGGCTCAAGGGTATTTTGGGAAATGGATTGGACAATTAATGACAAAAAATACTGGTTTCGAAGTTGTCTTTGAAAGCGCGATTGTTCCCAATTGGAGAAAAGGTCTAATTACATTTAACAAAATTCAAGTTCGAAGGCGGCCAGAAGTTTTATCCAcaaatttagaaaatgcATCAGACAAGCCAGattatgaagaagaatatatGGCCTTGCGACAGAGTTACGATTACGATGCAGCACCCTCGGTCTCTGAAGACATTCAAGTACTGAAGCAAGGAAACTATACCCAATTTGACTTGTCGATAGACAAGGCTGATGTTTCTTTTAGCTTTGCCAGGTTTTTGAATGGAAAGGGAATTGTTAAAGAGCTTGTCATAAGCGGAGTTCGCGGTGTTGTTGATCGACGATTTGTTCAATCGGATCTTTCGATAGATCCTAGATCATACCGAAGACAACATAATTGGGGAGATTTCGAAATTGAACGCTTCAAGCTGGAAGATTTACGGGTTACGCTATTGCAGCCTGATAATTTTAGACATTTCCCTGTCAGCGTCTTTTTCTGTGAACTTCCCAAGCTCAGGAAGCAATGGCTATTTTTTGATGTAATGAATGCTACAAACTTGACAGGAAGTTTTGACAACAGCATGTTTACGATACACAGATTGCAGCTCAAGCCAGATTCACCTTATATGAAGCCATATGAACAATCGCCAGACATGCGACATGGAAGGCTTAGAATTGATAATCTTGCTATTGATCATTTGAATCGAGGGGTTTCAGGTGCCTTCGGATGGATTAATGATGGAGCAGTTGACTTTTCAGTAAACATTTCTTGTCCTTCAGAACCTGCTCAAAGTTCGTTGAAGCGTTACATTGATCAGGTCTTATTGAATGCTAAGTtaacagaaaagaaagaatatcCAGTTCCTGATGTATATTTTGATGTGGATGTTCAATTGCATAATCCAAAAGCGGCTATACCTATTTTTACCAATCAAATGGGCTACGTGAATAATGCTTTACTTCGACCGATCGTTGCTTACATTAATTCAACCCGTACCTTTATTCCTATAATGTGTCATTTATCAAAACCGTTGTCAGATTTCGATGGAAGCTGGACCTTTTATGATAGTGGTGTACTGCAAGAAATATCTTCGCAG GTATATGATTCATTTGCAGAAGACGTGTTAAATCAGGAGCTtcgaaggaaaagaattcgAAAAGTTGGGTATTGGAGTTTACAACGTATCTTACATCTCATTCTATTATCTTTGCAGGAATTAGCTCCTACTCCAGCGCCAGTATCACACGCCAGTTAA